The genomic DNA GAAGGTAGTGGAAAAGGCAATAAAGGAGAATGACCTGCGTATAAATAACTTGCTTAATAAGATACACATCAAAAAGGTTGAGGACATATTTACATCAGAACCTGCCTGTTTATCTGTTTATAATGTAAACACAAAACATGAGTTGGAGAGAATAACCTCCTTGCACTGCAATCCATCTGCATGAAAAACAACCTTAATAAGTTAGTAAAGATTATGGAAAGACTTAGGGGTCCAGACGGCTGCCCATGGGACAAGGAGCAGACCCTTAAGAGTATTGTCCCGTTTATAATTGAAGAGGCTTATGAGGTGGTAGAGGCAATTGATAAAAGGTCCTATAAACTCCTTAAAGAAGAGGTGGGAGACCTGCTGCATCAAATTGTATTTATCTGCCAACTCACGAAAGAAAAAGGAAGATTTGACATATACGATGCTACAAACGTCTCAATAGAAAAAATGATAAGAAGACACCCACATGTCTTTGGCAATGAAAAGGCAGGCACCCCAAAAGAGGCACTCAAGAAATGGGAAAGGATGAAGAAAAAAGAAGGAAAGGCAAAAAACGGCTTTCTTTCTGATGTGCCTGAGCATCTGCCTGCACTTCTGAGGGCGCACAAGGTAAGTGAAAAAGCAGCAAGGGTTGGCTTTGACTGGCAGGATATAAAACAGGTC from Deltaproteobacteria bacterium includes the following:
- the mazG gene encoding nucleoside triphosphate pyrophosphohydrolase; protein product: MKNNLNKLVKIMERLRGPDGCPWDKEQTLKSIVPFIIEEAYEVVEAIDKRSYKLLKEEVGDLLHQIVFICQLTKEKGRFDIYDATNVSIEKMIRRHPHVFGNEKAGTPKEALKKWERMKKKEGKAKNGFLSDVPEHLPALLRAHKVSEKAARVGFDWQDIKQVFKKVKEEMGEFKQALKNGNVKAMFISRFHYIERELIKNGKDLGTTSLDEMEKLWGSAKKIERGKRQ